The DNA sequence TAGCTGACTAGGTTCTTTGCAGTGATTTAGAATATTTGGTTGAAACATAACAACAggattttcaataataaaaaaacaggTGTTGATATCAtacaaaaaaagatatttttgagcTACAAAGAGTAGAGTGGTACTGATTCTCTTAGTTGTTGATGACAATGCCGGAAATAACAGGAATTCAATTTTATGTTCTAGATTGTTTTGTTATGACTGTTTTTAGTTGCTCTACTTTAATGTGTTGAGCtttctttatttcaaaaaaaaaaattcccgtcttcaaatttaaaaattccagTTTCATGTATCCCCATTTTTTGAAAATCCTGGAAGTATTGAAATTTTGTATTTTAGAATTGAAATTTTACTTCTTGGTCATCCAAACACACTACACATTCTCAATCCCCAATCCCGATCCCAGGAACAAAAGCAGCCTTAATAGTAACAACTTGCAACCAGAGTAGCTAATTATTTCATTATAAACAAAGATCATTGACCCTGGAAAAGTGGAAAGCATGTAGATTTAGCTAGTTGAGTCACAATTCATCATAGAAAATATCATAAGCACATCTAATTCAAACTAGATGTCCAAGCATCTTGAGTGAATGCTTTTACGggaaaactctaaaagaaatcATACGTAATAAGATTATCAGCAGATCTCAAATTCACACTTACTAAAAACAAGTGCAAGAACGAACCTTGGGGTGCATAATCATCCAATTTTAAAGATCAATTTTTGCGGGATCTGCTGCTAATCGTCCCTATTTACAAATTCAAGGAGGCAATGACAGCAGAAAACTCGCAGCATTTAACCCCAGTTACTTGTCAGTCTATCTAAGTCGTTAAAATTGGAGAACTAGAAGTAGACTAATCTAGAAACTTCACAATTGCTAAACATCCACTGCCCATTTAACGTTGTTCCCACTGCTTGCATGATGAGACCTATGCAGCTGAGGAGCTCTGGCATGGTGTGCGGCTCCAGGAACAGCATTCTTCACTCTCTGACCCAGAGGAAGCTCGGTGGCTTCTCTCTTGGAAGCAAGTCTTAGCTCGGCTGGAGGAATGAAACAGTCCAGCGAAAGGCCGGGGACGTTGAACGCCACTTCCTCAACCGTCCATGCTTCTTCCATCTTTGTTTTGGTGTGGCTCATAGATGTTTCCCCAAACCTGAAAAGTGTTGCCGCGGAACGACCGGAATGAGCAATCATGATTCCGTCAACAGGCCTGTAATCATCAAGAAACGAATTTATGGTGGTCTCCCAATACACAGCATCTCCTCCATTGTTCTGAATCCGAGTGAGATGAGAGTCTTCCAAGTGCACAAGAAGTCCTGTTTTCTGACTGAAGTAACCAAACAAAACATGCCTTATTATCTCAGCTGGGCCTTCGCTCCTGGCTTTTAGTGTGGAGGGATCTGCACAAAGCTTGAGAATGAAACAGTCATCCCCGTTGATCTTCTTCTCCCCAATGCATCTTGCATTGATAAATATTCTAGCAGTTGTTCTTGGATCAAGACCCTGTTTACAAATTGAATTAGAATGGGAAGTGTGTAATGAGAAAAAAAGAAATGAGAGATAGATGAACCTGAAGGGCACGTCTCAAGGGCCTATGAGGTCCTTTGGCAGCATGAGGACCAAGCCAAGGGGTGTGGCGCCACACGAGTTTGCCATTGGAACCGGCATGAACCTTGCTACCACCAAGAGCAAGCTCCACATACCACATATCCGGATTCATCTGCCACAACACAAACCCCCCGGATTCCGCAGCTCTGGAGGAATTCCTGGTGACCTTGTTAGCCGTCTCAAACACGGAGGCTATCATTTTCAACTTTCCCTTTGCATATGCATTGTTAATTGAATTCTGAAGCTTTTGCCCCCCTGTAGCTGCTATATACTGCTGCAATATGTACTGAGCAGAAGAAGTTTCCTGCAACCACCAACCACACCCAATCTTATCATTCACCTCTATACGTATTTTATACAGTATacagtagagagagagagagagagagagagagagagagagagagagactaacAATGGGGATATCTTTGATGCTGAGGTGAGGAAAGGGGTCGGTGGTGCAAACGTGGACGGGGGCAAGGGGAGCACCCAACACTCCAAGCAGCAGCCTCAGATCCGAACTCTTCAAGTCCACGGACGAGCAGGAGGAAAAGCCCACCGGGCCCTTAGCCCACGGCCACTGGGTCCATCTAGCCTCGGGCCGTGAAGTGGAGTTGGAGTCTGAGCAGTCTTCGTCGCCGTCAGGGCCCTCTTTGAGAGGCGAAAGTGCCTCCACGGGCCTCAGGCTGCCGGATCTCGGAATGAAGGGGTCCGCCGGAGGAGGTGGAGGAGCTTGGTGATTCCTCCGGCGCCGCAGCAGAGCAGACATGGGAGAAGCACTTCTCGGCGGGCGTGACCTCGCCGGCGAGAGGCCTCTGACGACCTCGTCTTTCAGCGCAGAAAAGAAtccttgcttcctctccatttttaCAACTTTACCCCTCCAAGTCCAAACCGCTAGGCGCTAGCTGCAGAGAGAGGGAAGAGTGGAGAGTGGAGAGAGGAACAGCAATCACACAAAAAGGGAAAAcagaatttcagatatttttattGTGGACAGACAAGGACGTTAcgttttagtaaataaataagtGCATGATCCATACTTTGCTCCATTCCCCttctttattgaaaaaaaaaaatgaattaaattaatttaatttagtgtCAGACTGACAGTGGCTAATTAATGTAGCCACTAATCAAACATGGTTAGAAATTTAGAATAGCAAGTTAAAATAATCTATAAAACCTTATAAGAAgttctataaaaataaaaaaataaaaattttaaaaataaaggaGATGGAAAGGGACAGAGATATATGAATAAGAATAGGAGTGGAGCTAGTGGACGAAACAATGGGCACTTGATAAACGTCTAAATTATAATATTGAATGTTGATAATGATATTTGATACCCGCGCCGTTCAAATGGCAGGATGCAGCATCATAAATAAATTGAGACTTCATCTACTAACCTTTCTAAAAGATGACAAATCTAATTCCAGAGTAACTATTAATAAGTAAGACCTATCCTAACTCATGATGAGAATCGTCCTCTTTCTCACTTTCCTTCGCTCGCTCTGGGTGGGAGTGGAAGTGGGGGGTGGGGACCAACACTAGGACGAGTCTTAGGTTCTTTTGACCAACCAAACCCAGTTAGCATTTTGCAAAAGGACATGCACTAAACACCACCCAGGCACTCACAACGACCTAGccttctgctttttatttttattttgttccatgCACTTGTCTTTGTCAGTTGTCATTCCCTAATCACGGGACTCGTTTTATTCTCCTGTTAACTCTTGTAAGAATTTGGATTAAAATTAACATGACTAACACCGGTTTTTGTTTTCTCCCTCTCTTATTTGCAATATGTTTTCATATTTTGTTCGAACTTAAAAACTATTATAGTGTTGATAAAGCTCACAAGGGTATAATATAACTCATCCTGAGAATTGAGAGCGCTTCTTCTTCTCGTATGGATGAGCAATAGTTTAGTAGATCATAAC is a window from the Arachis hypogaea cultivar Tifrunner chromosome 17, arahy.Tifrunner.gnm2.J5K5, whole genome shotgun sequence genome containing:
- the LOC112764876 gene encoding uncharacterized protein, which produces MERKQGFFSALKDEVVRGLSPARSRPPRSASPMSALLRRRRNHQAPPPPPADPFIPRSGSLRPVEALSPLKEGPDGDEDCSDSNSTSRPEARWTQWPWAKGPVGFSSCSSVDLKSSDLRLLLGVLGAPLAPVHVCTTDPFPHLSIKDIPIETSSAQYILQQYIAATGGQKLQNSINNAYAKGKLKMIASVFETANKVTRNSSRAAESGGFVLWQMNPDMWYVELALGGSKVHAGSNGKLVWRHTPWLGPHAAKGPHRPLRRALQGLDPRTTARIFINARCIGEKKINGDDCFILKLCADPSTLKARSEGPAEIIRHVLFGYFSQKTGLLVHLEDSHLTRIQNNGGDAVYWETTINSFLDDYRPVDGIMIAHSGRSAATLFRFGETSMSHTKTKMEEAWTVEEVAFNVPGLSLDCFIPPAELRLASKREATELPLGQRVKNAVPGAAHHARAPQLHRSHHASSGNNVKWAVDV